The Planococcus versutus genome contains a region encoding:
- a CDS encoding zinc-binding dehydrogenase translates to MKAFVMASSQWKLTDMAEPKAKSDEVVVALKASGINRRDLGLIKRYGDNSAPLIVGSDGAGIVESVGEDVTDFAYGDEVIINPALRWYTNSEAPPAEFDILGMPDHGTFAEKIAISAEQLEKKPAHLSWEEAGSLALPALTGYRALFTKGQLKKGDTLFIPGAGSGVATFLIQFAKNSGARVIVTSRSEEKRQYAKEIGADLAIATDSDWEKELEGETIDLVIDSVGAATFNRSLDVLKKGGRIVVFGATTEDTVELNLRTFFYGQYQLIGSTMGSREELREMLAHMESHNMNPIIDKIYPLGQAQEAFDYLASGNQFGKVVLSINQ, encoded by the coding sequence ATGAAAGCATTTGTAATGGCATCAAGTCAGTGGAAACTAACAGATATGGCAGAACCAAAGGCAAAGTCAGATGAAGTGGTTGTAGCGTTAAAAGCATCAGGAATCAATCGCAGAGATTTAGGTCTGATCAAACGTTACGGAGATAATTCAGCTCCTTTAATTGTTGGTTCTGATGGAGCTGGAATAGTAGAATCGGTTGGCGAAGACGTGACTGATTTTGCTTATGGAGATGAAGTCATTATTAATCCAGCACTGCGCTGGTATACCAATAGTGAAGCACCTCCTGCTGAATTTGATATTCTGGGCATGCCAGATCACGGAACTTTTGCTGAGAAAATTGCTATATCTGCTGAACAATTAGAGAAAAAGCCTGCTCATTTAAGTTGGGAAGAAGCCGGAAGTTTAGCATTGCCAGCATTGACTGGGTACCGTGCATTGTTTACAAAAGGACAATTAAAAAAAGGCGATACGTTATTTATCCCAGGAGCAGGGAGCGGCGTTGCAACTTTCTTAATTCAATTTGCTAAAAACAGTGGAGCTCGAGTAATTGTAACTTCGCGCAGTGAAGAAAAAAGACAGTATGCAAAAGAAATTGGAGCAGATTTAGCTATTGCGACAGACAGTGATTGGGAAAAAGAACTAGAAGGTGAAACCATTGACCTTGTAATTGACAGTGTCGGAGCAGCAACTTTTAATCGCTCGCTTGATGTGTTGAAAAAAGGTGGTCGTATTGTTGTTTTTGGAGCTACAACAGAAGATACAGTTGAGTTGAATTTGCGTACATTCTTTTATGGGCAATATCAATTAATTGGTTCAACGATGGGGAGTCGGGAAGAGTTGCGCGAAATGTTAGCTCATATGGAATCTCACAACATGAACCCAATTATTGATAAAATCTATCCGCTCGGTCAAGCACAAGAAGCATTTGATTATTTAGCATCTGGCAATCAGTTTGGTAAAGTCGTTTTAAGTATTAATCAATAA
- a CDS encoding carbon starvation protein A translates to MNAIALAVIGIFIFILGYRFYSKFIAEKIFKLDPNYVTPAHRFKDGVDFVPTNKFVLWGHHFTSVAGAAPILGPAIAVYWGWLPAVLWVVLGTVFAAGVHDFGTLVLSVRNKGQSVGTLAHRLIGQRGKVLFLFIILILVLMVNAVFAWVIAKLFISYPASVIPVFIQIPLAIWIGHAVYKKNKKMLIPSVFALVVMYITAIIASQVSFLQIDLVQYMGGENGTGIFGLDPISTAFFIWIIVLMVYVYIASTLPVWKLLQPRDFINSHQLIVGLGILYLGLLFTNPEITAPMTNPDADISWFPLLFITIACGAISGFHGLVSSGTSSKQLDKETDARFVGYLGAIGEGILALISIIAVITLFPDRESFFATYSSFQASNGAGLGAFIEGATNLAQGLLIPAEVASTIVSIIVVSFAATTLDTSVRLMRYIISELGVEYKIPSLEKKHVATTLAVGASAALVLLPEGPNGFGSGGYLLWPLFGTANQLLAGISLLLISIWLKKLGRNYMITIIPMVFLMFMTLWAMFQQVFLQWAWYAEQPSMLLFIFGAIIFVFTLWIILTAVQALLNKTDPGFSEDE, encoded by the coding sequence ATGAATGCAATTGCATTAGCCGTTATTGGGATTTTTATATTTATATTGGGTTACCGCTTTTATTCCAAATTTATAGCAGAGAAGATTTTTAAACTTGATCCAAATTATGTTACGCCTGCACATCGTTTTAAAGACGGTGTCGATTTTGTGCCAACTAATAAATTTGTTTTGTGGGGACATCATTTTACTTCAGTAGCCGGTGCTGCACCGATTTTAGGGCCAGCCATTGCAGTGTATTGGGGGTGGTTGCCAGCAGTTCTCTGGGTAGTGCTAGGAACCGTATTTGCCGCTGGGGTTCATGATTTTGGTACATTGGTGCTATCGGTGCGAAACAAAGGTCAGTCAGTTGGAACGCTTGCTCACCGGTTGATCGGTCAGCGAGGAAAAGTTTTGTTCTTGTTCATCATTTTAATCTTAGTGCTAATGGTCAATGCAGTGTTCGCTTGGGTTATTGCCAAACTGTTCATTTCTTATCCAGCAAGTGTTATTCCGGTATTTATTCAAATTCCTTTAGCGATTTGGATTGGTCATGCTGTTTATAAGAAAAACAAGAAAATGTTGATTCCTTCTGTATTTGCTTTGGTGGTCATGTATATAACAGCTATTATTGCTAGCCAAGTTAGTTTTCTTCAAATTGATCTTGTTCAATATATGGGAGGAGAAAATGGAACTGGCATATTCGGACTTGATCCAATTTCAACAGCGTTCTTTATTTGGATTATTGTTTTGATGGTCTATGTCTATATTGCTTCTACATTACCAGTTTGGAAATTACTTCAGCCGCGTGACTTTATCAACTCTCATCAATTGATTGTTGGTCTGGGTATTCTTTATTTAGGGTTGTTGTTTACTAATCCTGAAATCACAGCCCCCATGACTAATCCAGACGCTGATATTTCCTGGTTCCCGTTATTGTTCATTACCATTGCTTGTGGTGCGATTTCTGGATTCCACGGACTTGTTTCATCGGGGACGTCTTCAAAGCAATTAGATAAAGAAACAGATGCTCGTTTTGTCGGTTATTTAGGAGCGATTGGAGAAGGGATTTTAGCATTGATTTCGATAATTGCTGTTATCACCTTGTTCCCTGATCGCGAGTCGTTTTTCGCGACATATAGTAGTTTTCAAGCTTCGAATGGAGCGGGTTTAGGCGCATTTATTGAAGGGGCTACTAACTTAGCGCAAGGCTTACTAATTCCAGCGGAAGTTGCTTCAACGATTGTTTCGATTATTGTTGTATCATTTGCTGCGACAACTTTGGATACGTCAGTTCGATTGATGCGTTACATCATTTCTGAGTTAGGTGTCGAATACAAAATTCCGTCTCTTGAGAAAAAGCATGTAGCGACCACACTTGCGGTTGGTGCAAGTGCTGCATTAGTTTTGCTGCCTGAAGGACCAAACGGATTTGGGTCAGGTGGCTACTTGTTATGGCCGCTTTTTGGAACAGCCAATCAACTGCTTGCTGGCATCAGCTTATTGCTCATATCCATATGGCTTAAGAAGCTTGGGCGAAACTACATGATTACCATTATCCCAATGGTTTTCCTCATGTTTATGACGCTTTGGGCAATGTTCCAACAAGTGTTCTTGCAATGGGCATGGTATGCAGAACAACCAAGTATGTTATTGTTCATATTTGGAGCCATCATCTTTGTCTTTACGCTATGGATTATTTTGACGGCGGTTCAGGCATTGTTAAATAAAACAGATCCAGGTTTCTCAGAAGACGAGTAA
- a CDS encoding MBL fold metallo-hydrolase — MLEKLGVERVRIDLPFRLNHVNCFMAEKEEGWTIIDAGLNNKVTRNLWGKKLIDKKVADILVTHYHPDHFGYAGGLQEKTGAKVWMSEIDTQLGMNAWETSFLETIPANYRASGIPEEQILKMTKNVEEFQALVSPLPVIGQYLTEVDTVQIGEFEYQVIRTPGHSDGMVCFYSEEQSTLFAADHILPKITPNISYWFHGDSNPLASYIKSLKNIRKLNAEFVIPSHGDPFYGSNQRIDELLAHHDERLNETVKVIKEPLTVYQACQELFKRPLTVHELRFAVGETLSHLEYLRYENECTRERVNGIWQYKKV, encoded by the coding sequence ATGTTAGAAAAACTAGGCGTTGAACGGGTTCGGATTGATTTACCATTTCGTTTAAATCATGTCAACTGCTTTATGGCAGAAAAAGAAGAAGGATGGACCATCATTGATGCTGGGTTGAATAATAAGGTTACAAGAAACTTATGGGGCAAAAAATTGATTGATAAAAAAGTTGCCGATATATTAGTTACTCATTATCATCCAGATCATTTTGGCTATGCTGGGGGCTTACAAGAAAAAACAGGCGCTAAAGTATGGATGTCAGAAATTGATACGCAATTAGGGATGAATGCTTGGGAAACTTCTTTTTTAGAAACGATTCCTGCTAATTATCGTGCATCTGGAATACCTGAAGAACAGATATTGAAGATGACAAAAAACGTAGAGGAGTTTCAGGCGCTTGTTTCTCCATTACCCGTGATTGGTCAGTACTTAACAGAAGTAGACACTGTGCAAATAGGAGAGTTCGAATACCAAGTGATTCGTACACCAGGTCATTCAGACGGGATGGTTTGCTTTTACAGTGAAGAACAAAGTACTTTGTTTGCCGCTGATCATATTTTACCGAAAATCACGCCGAACATTTCATATTGGTTTCACGGAGATTCAAATCCTTTAGCATCTTATATCAAATCTTTGAAAAATATACGAAAGTTAAATGCAGAATTTGTTATTCCGTCTCACGGAGACCCATTTTATGGATCGAATCAGCGGATTGATGAACTACTGGCTCACCATGATGAACGGTTAAATGAGACGGTAAAAGTCATCAAAGAGCCACTTACGGTTTATCAAGCATGCCAAGAGTTATTTAAACGACCTTTAACAGTGCATGAACTGCGTTTTGCTGTTGGTGAAACACTATCTCACTTAGAATATTTGCGATACGAAAATGAATGTACGCGTGAACGAGTCAATGGCATTTGGCAGTATAAAAAAGTATAG
- a CDS encoding acyl-CoA thioesterase — protein MVYEIPVKVRFCETDALGHISNISYFIYLEEVRTDFFAELGFGRDLNNWKIILASISCDFISQGYYDQKLIVLTEVSRIGNSSFQLVHKIKDVESGQLIAKGQADAVHFNFDTQKSEDLPEDKRQQLERYLI, from the coding sequence ATGGTATATGAAATTCCAGTAAAAGTACGGTTTTGTGAAACAGATGCATTGGGGCATATTAGCAACATTAGCTATTTTATATACTTAGAAGAAGTGCGTACTGATTTTTTTGCGGAATTGGGTTTTGGACGCGACCTTAATAATTGGAAAATTATACTCGCTTCAATTTCCTGTGATTTTATCAGTCAAGGGTATTACGACCAAAAATTGATCGTTCTAACAGAAGTTAGTAGAATTGGGAATTCGAGTTTTCAGTTAGTGCATAAAATTAAAGACGTGGAAAGTGGACAATTGATTGCAAAAGGACAAGCAGATGCGGTCCACTTTAACTTCGATACGCAAAAAAGTGAAGATTTGCCTGAAGACAAACGTCAGCAACTTGAAAGGTATTTGATTTAA
- a CDS encoding ArsA family ATPase — protein sequence MDVLSKKIIFVGGKGGVGKSTSAAAIAWKSAEAGNKTLLISTDPAHNVGDIFNQEIGGKIKAIADNLYALEIDPEIETDAYIKTVKANIKGTVHSSMMEEVNRQLDTAKASPGADEAALFDKLIHIILEERKNFDKLIFDTAPTGHTIRLLTLPELMGVWIEGLLEKRRKTNENYSQLLNDGEPREDPIYDVLRERQKRFSKARDLLLDEKETGFIFVLNPERLPILETQKAIELLHNYDLHVKTLIINKVLPEEADGEFLMERKKHEKKYMHQIEETFSKQKLVYVPFFSQDIISKKQLELFSSFFKEG from the coding sequence ATGGATGTGTTATCTAAAAAGATCATTTTTGTAGGCGGAAAAGGGGGTGTTGGCAAATCAACATCAGCAGCAGCAATTGCTTGGAAGTCAGCTGAAGCAGGCAATAAAACCTTGTTGATTTCAACAGATCCAGCTCACAATGTAGGAGACATTTTTAACCAAGAAATTGGAGGTAAAATAAAAGCGATTGCCGATAATTTGTATGCTCTTGAAATTGATCCTGAAATTGAAACAGATGCCTATATTAAAACGGTAAAAGCCAACATTAAAGGAACGGTTCATTCTAGTATGATGGAAGAAGTGAACCGACAATTAGATACCGCAAAAGCTTCTCCAGGTGCTGATGAAGCGGCACTGTTCGATAAACTGATTCATATCATTTTAGAAGAACGAAAAAATTTCGATAAGTTAATATTTGATACGGCTCCTACAGGTCATACGATTCGATTGTTAACATTACCCGAACTAATGGGAGTTTGGATTGAAGGGTTGCTTGAAAAACGTCGTAAAACCAATGAAAACTACTCACAGTTATTGAATGATGGTGAACCGAGAGAAGATCCCATTTATGATGTGTTGAGAGAACGGCAAAAACGTTTTTCAAAAGCGCGTGATTTATTGTTGGATGAAAAAGAAACAGGATTTATTTTTGTCTTAAATCCAGAACGACTACCTATTTTGGAAACCCAAAAAGCAATAGAGTTACTTCACAATTACGATCTCCACGTTAAGACACTTATTATTAACAAAGTGTTACCAGAAGAAGCAGATGGTGAATTTTTAATGGAAAGAAAAAAACATGAAAAGAAATATATGCACCAAATTGAAGAAACGTTCTCAAAACAGAAACTTGTCTATGTTCCCTTTTTTTCACAAGACATTATTAGCAAAAAACAACTAGAATTGTTCAGTAGTTTTTTCAAGGAAGGATGA
- a CDS encoding quinone oxidoreductase family protein has translation MKIIKFEEYGGPEVLQFVEAEKPDFSDREVIVEVKAIGINYADTARREGKYVVPTELPYVPGSEVAGVIVEVGRDVTKFQKGDRIVALIGSSGYAEYAAVNENVLTKIPEGVDFDQAVALPLQGLSAYHILKTMGRIEKGETVLIHAAAGGVGAIAVQLARIFGAEKIIATASTEEKLFHAQKMGATHLVNYTEEGWVEKIKTLTDGKGVDLALEMVGGEVFNQTLKCLAPFGRLVVFGAASGEQSSFNPGQLMRKNQSIIGFFLPQIMRYPELFQKSFGELLAYMKSGELVLTIGGIYPLSEAAKAHESLQGRKTIGKLVLKP, from the coding sequence ATGAAAATTATCAAATTTGAAGAATATGGCGGTCCTGAAGTTTTACAATTTGTTGAAGCTGAGAAACCTGATTTTTCCGATAGAGAAGTCATCGTTGAAGTAAAGGCGATTGGTATTAATTATGCAGATACAGCAAGGCGCGAAGGAAAGTATGTCGTACCAACGGAACTGCCTTATGTTCCAGGATCTGAAGTAGCTGGAGTCATTGTAGAAGTAGGGCGAGATGTAACGAAGTTTCAAAAAGGAGATCGAATTGTCGCCTTAATTGGTTCGTCAGGCTACGCTGAATATGCAGCAGTTAATGAAAATGTACTAACAAAAATTCCAGAAGGTGTCGACTTTGACCAGGCGGTAGCGTTGCCACTTCAAGGCTTAAGTGCATATCATATATTAAAAACAATGGGACGCATTGAAAAAGGAGAAACAGTGTTGATTCATGCAGCAGCCGGTGGGGTAGGTGCTATTGCTGTGCAATTGGCACGGATTTTTGGAGCTGAAAAAATTATTGCTACAGCCAGTACAGAAGAAAAACTTTTTCATGCACAGAAAATGGGTGCTACTCACCTAGTCAATTACACAGAAGAAGGGTGGGTCGAAAAAATAAAAACGCTAACTGACGGAAAAGGCGTTGATTTAGCACTCGAAATGGTTGGTGGAGAAGTATTCAATCAAACCTTAAAGTGTTTAGCTCCATTCGGTCGTCTCGTTGTATTTGGGGCTGCTAGTGGTGAACAATCTTCTTTTAATCCAGGACAATTGATGCGTAAAAACCAGTCAATCATTGGGTTTTTCCTACCACAAATTATGCGTTATCCAGAGTTGTTTCAAAAGAGTTTTGGTGAATTGCTGGCTTATATGAAGAGTGGAGAACTCGTGCTAACGATTGGTGGGATTTATCCGTTGTCAGAAGCTGCAAAAGCACATGAATCGCTTCAAGGAAGAAAAACCATTGGCAAGTTGGTTTTAAAACCATGA
- a CDS encoding transcriptional regulator, giving the protein MKTQIQKAFSYQQLVDMMYIANDGTISKRRVKILSIRGDSFQAYCFLRHKKRTFKIDNVLSLMPVIVKERQII; this is encoded by the coding sequence ATGAAAACACAAATTCAAAAAGCTTTTTCGTATCAACAATTAGTTGATATGATGTATATTGCAAACGATGGCACGATCAGCAAACGACGCGTTAAAATTTTATCGATTCGTGGAGATTCATTCCAAGCTTATTGCTTTCTTCGCCACAAGAAAAGAACCTTTAAAATAGATAATGTCCTTTCACTGATGCCCGTTATAGTTAAAGAACGTCAAATCATATAA
- a CDS encoding cory-CC-star protein: MLVFDKLKQLIAFYEAVLELPHRTEIARELRDEDDLFLLMLYSEMLGIPNPVYYYTLELYPYMIEEFHDWHLRMGMDKSPLTGIRCC; encoded by the coding sequence ATGCTGGTGTTCGATAAATTAAAACAATTGATTGCTTTTTATGAAGCTGTCCTTGAATTGCCACATCGCACTGAAATTGCACGTGAACTACGAGATGAAGACGATTTATTCTTGTTAATGCTGTATTCAGAGATGTTAGGAATCCCTAATCCTGTGTATTATTACACGTTAGAATTGTATCCATATATGATTGAAGAGTTTCATGATTGGCATCTACGTATGGGGATGGATAAATCTCCATTAACTGGTATTCGTTGCTGTTAG
- a CDS encoding ketopantoate reductase family protein: MKILIVGAGAIGGYFGGRLLEKGEDVTFLVREKRREKLEQTGLNISSKNGDLQLTPKLITKEDPNQVFDVVLISTKSYQLEHAIKDVEPFVGPETMVLPLLNGIAHMQTLIEAFGEERVIGGLCFIETTLGEDGTIVQTSPVNQLIYGERTGEQTERIQKLEKSFTGTKADFVKSDNINQEMWHKYLFITTMSGITSMMEMPIGPIKELESGQQTIKTFLVELVAIMEKIDAPIQKGIAEVQLKRINSMSAEMKSSMQRDIEKFQPTEFEHLQGYLLLRAKEKAVQTPILELIYTKLKLYEQNLYADK; this comes from the coding sequence ATGAAAATTTTAATTGTAGGTGCTGGTGCAATCGGTGGATACTTCGGTGGTCGTTTGTTGGAAAAAGGAGAAGACGTTACTTTTCTGGTAAGAGAAAAAAGAAGAGAAAAACTAGAACAAACAGGTTTGAACATTAGCAGTAAAAATGGTGATCTTCAATTGACACCTAAACTCATTACAAAAGAAGACCCCAATCAAGTCTTTGATGTCGTATTGATTTCGACAAAATCATATCAGCTTGAACATGCGATAAAAGACGTAGAACCATTTGTTGGACCAGAGACGATGGTGTTACCGCTATTAAATGGCATCGCTCATATGCAAACTTTAATCGAAGCCTTTGGTGAAGAACGCGTGATTGGTGGTTTATGCTTTATCGAAACCACTTTAGGGGAAGACGGAACTATTGTTCAGACGAGTCCTGTCAACCAACTGATATACGGGGAACGAACGGGTGAGCAAACTGAGCGGATTCAGAAATTGGAGAAAAGCTTTACAGGTACAAAAGCAGACTTTGTCAAAAGCGACAACATCAATCAAGAGATGTGGCATAAGTATTTGTTCATAACCACAATGTCTGGAATTACTTCTATGATGGAAATGCCCATTGGACCTATAAAAGAGCTTGAATCAGGACAACAAACAATAAAGACATTTTTAGTAGAACTTGTAGCAATTATGGAGAAGATAGATGCACCAATTCAAAAAGGAATTGCTGAAGTGCAATTAAAAAGAATCAATAGTATGTCAGCGGAGATGAAATCGTCTATGCAACGAGATATCGAAAAGTTCCAACCTACAGAATTTGAACATTTACAAGGTTACTTGCTTTTAAGAGCTAAAGAAAAAGCTGTGCAAACACCAATTCTTGAACTGATTTATACGAAGTTAAAATTGTATGAACAGAATCTATATGCAGATAAATAA
- a CDS encoding YtoQ family protein — protein sequence MKLTVYLAGEIHSDWREEIKKKSAALDLPIDFVGPMEIHERSDNIGDDILGEQSTAIAKDHAASSFNNLRTSVLMHKADLVIALFGEQYKQWNTAMDASAALASGKPVILIRPEKLHHPLKELSRKASATVETCDQAIKALTYILE from the coding sequence ATGAAATTGACTGTTTATCTTGCTGGAGAAATTCATAGCGATTGGCGCGAAGAAATTAAAAAGAAATCTGCTGCGTTAGATTTGCCAATCGATTTTGTAGGTCCAATGGAAATTCACGAACGTTCAGATAATATCGGCGACGATATTCTCGGTGAGCAATCTACCGCCATCGCAAAAGATCATGCGGCTTCTAGCTTTAATAATTTGCGTACAAGTGTGTTGATGCACAAAGCTGATTTAGTTATTGCGCTCTTTGGCGAACAGTACAAACAATGGAACACTGCAATGGACGCTAGTGCAGCACTTGCTTCGGGTAAACCTGTCATACTCATTCGTCCAGAGAAATTGCATCATCCATTAAAAGAATTGTCGAGAAAAGCAAGTGCTACTGTCGAAACGTGTGACCAAGCTATCAAAGCTTTAACGTATATTCTCGAATAA
- a CDS encoding DUF4870 domain-containing protein, whose protein sequence is MENTGLKVLVHASAFFAPFLVPVIVFLISDDKEVKRLSIQALLFQLAIGALLFLSSWLVIFLIGIPMLIVFGLMGIIVPIMGILRALKNETFDYPIVGSWYQ, encoded by the coding sequence ATGGAAAATACCGGATTAAAAGTACTTGTCCATGCCAGTGCATTTTTTGCACCATTTCTTGTTCCAGTGATCGTGTTCTTAATTTCTGATGACAAAGAAGTAAAAAGATTATCAATTCAAGCTTTACTCTTCCAATTAGCGATAGGCGCATTGCTGTTTCTTTCTAGTTGGTTAGTCATTTTCTTGATTGGCATTCCAATGCTAATTGTTTTCGGATTGATGGGCATAATCGTTCCCATCATGGGAATTCTTAGAGCACTCAAAAACGAAACTTTCGACTATCCCATCGTCGGAAGTTGGTATCAATAA
- a CDS encoding exonuclease SbcCD subunit D: MKFFHTADWHLGKLVQGVYMTEDQQFVLKQFIDAIEEEKPDAIIIAGDLYDRAVPPTDAVNLLDEVLAQIVLKLEIPVLAVAGNHDSPGRLNFGSRLMKGNEIYIAGHVHKNHQAVVLEDRFGKVYFHLIPYADPSVIRYEFKDESIRTHDDAMKAITDNIKSVYDSQARHVFVGHAFVTSHGEQEENTSDSERPLAIGGAEHVDVRHFDGFHYTALGHLHKAHYVLNETIRYSGSPLKYSISEEHHKKGFHIVELDAQGGVTVEKRLFAPTRDMRTVEGTMDDILSHEISEDFVFVTLLDDAPVLFPMEKVRSVYPNAMHIERKNFSGTMVESHTGSRRKMDSLSLFHAFYEEVKSEKATDATVEIFKEVLQEFLYEEPVKKEEVKS, from the coding sequence ATGAAGTTTTTTCATACTGCCGACTGGCATTTAGGAAAATTAGTACAAGGCGTTTATATGACAGAAGATCAACAATTCGTACTTAAACAATTTATAGATGCAATCGAAGAAGAAAAGCCGGATGCTATTATTATTGCTGGAGATTTGTATGACCGAGCTGTACCGCCAACAGATGCAGTTAATTTACTTGACGAGGTGCTCGCACAAATCGTATTAAAGTTGGAAATACCAGTCTTAGCAGTAGCAGGCAATCACGACAGCCCAGGAAGATTAAATTTTGGTAGTCGATTAATGAAAGGAAACGAAATTTATATAGCAGGACATGTACATAAAAATCATCAAGCGGTAGTGTTAGAAGATCGCTTTGGAAAAGTCTATTTTCATTTGATTCCTTATGCAGATCCTTCGGTGATTCGCTATGAGTTTAAAGATGAATCTATTCGTACACATGATGATGCCATGAAGGCAATTACAGACAATATTAAATCGGTGTATGATTCACAAGCTCGCCATGTTTTTGTTGGTCACGCTTTTGTAACAAGTCATGGTGAACAAGAAGAGAATACGAGCGACTCGGAACGCCCTCTTGCTATTGGCGGTGCAGAGCATGTAGATGTGCGTCATTTTGATGGGTTTCACTATACAGCGCTAGGACATTTACATAAAGCACATTATGTGCTGAATGAAACCATCCGCTATTCAGGATCGCCTTTAAAATATTCAATCTCAGAAGAACATCATAAAAAAGGATTTCATATCGTGGAACTAGATGCACAAGGTGGAGTAACTGTAGAAAAGCGCTTGTTTGCGCCAACACGTGACATGCGAACGGTAGAAGGTACGATGGACGATATTTTAAGTCACGAAATAAGTGAAGACTTTGTCTTCGTCACATTACTAGATGATGCTCCGGTGCTTTTTCCAATGGAAAAAGTGCGTTCTGTTTATCCAAATGCGATGCATATAGAACGGAAAAATTTTTCTGGAACTATGGTTGAAAGTCATACAGGTTCGCGCCGAAAAATGGATTCCTTGTCGTTATTCCATGCTTTTTATGAAGAAGTAAAAAGTGAAAAAGCGACAGATGCGACAGTTGAAATTTTTAAAGAAGTTTTACAAGAATTCCTTTACGAAGAACCTGTCAAAAAAGAAGAGGTGAAGTCATGA